The following coding sequences are from one Culex quinquefasciatus strain JHB chromosome 1, VPISU_Cqui_1.0_pri_paternal, whole genome shotgun sequence window:
- the LOC6044609 gene encoding uncharacterized protein LOC6044609 has product MFTIKQALFITVSSFYLALLSDSQQLLEKKKVTVDIDKSLTKYLVKFYKHRLVEGQNNALAPLLDLYALVLLYKVSDASAKTDLHTLLGIPEDAEDVTMDKFEANIRLYLERFGGNSVFGTQLFVDSRIKGVTRELQDKKFLTTSTINFGQKIEFQQKINSWMSGLAMSNNHHFVHSFNFDDNTVSLILQVVAVRWKLPLALSTPSKAFLGDQVKYLEGTLEASYAKIDKLGIQVLEPIPSDSDVKLWLILPNSMVTFINKTVGEETLDEIAKSLRNKQQFVKMSIPQVNIEFNSEENAFLQNNFHVLSSMFSSPSIRLELDKEDKHPIKGFLMHCLFQFVEDNSARVPQQGTLAVNFDKPFTVMALTKDTNIPLLMASFFSVKDKMLAMEDEEQSLAEQVAQEELANREDL; this is encoded by the exons ATGTTCACTATCAAGCAAGCACTTTTTATTACAGTTTCATCATTTTACCTGGCACTTCTCAGCGATTCCCAACAGCTTCTCGAAAAAAAGAAAGTGACCGTCGACATTGACAAATCGCTCACGAAATACCTGGTGAAATTTTACAAA CACCGTCTCGTCGAAGGCCAAAACAATGCGCTAGCTCCCCTGCTGGATCTGTACGCGCTGGTGCTGCTGTACAAAGTGTCGGATGCCTCGGCCAAAACGGACCTTCACACCCTGCTGGGCATTCCGGAGGACGCCGAGGATGTGACGATGGACAAGTTTGAGGCCAACATTAGGCTGTATCTTGAGCGATTTGGGGGGAATTCTGTTTTTGGAACGCAACTGTTCGTCGATTCGAGAATCAAAGGTGTTACAAGAGAGTTGCAGGATAAAAAGTTCCTCACAACTTCAACGATTAACTTTGGGCAAAAAATAGAATTTCAACAAAAGATCAACAGTTGGATGTCGGGCTTGGCAATGTCAAACAATCACCACTTTGTGCACAGCTTCAATTTTGACGACAACACAGTTTCACTTATCTTGCAAGTGGTGGCAGTTCGTTGGAAGCTTCCATTGGCACTTTCGACTCCTTCAAAGGCATTTCTTGGAGACCAGGTCAAGTATTTGGAGGGAACACTCGAAGCTAGTTACGCCAAAATTGACAAGTTGGGAATTCAAGTCCTGGAACCGATCCCTAGCGATTCAGACGTGAAATTGTGGCTGATTCTCCCAAATTCGATGGTCACCTTTATCAATAAAACAGTTGGAGAAGAAACACTTGATGAAATTGCTAAAAGTCTACGCAACAAGCAGCAATTTGTAAAAATGTCGATTCCTCAAGTAAACATCGAGTTCAACTCAGAGGAAAACGCGTTTCTACAGAACAATTTCCACGTGCTTTCGTCAATGTTCAGTTCTCCTTCAATCAGGTTGGAACTTGACAAGGAGGACAAGCATCCCATTAAGGGATTTCtaatgcactgtttgtttcagtTTGTGGAAGACAATTCGGCTAGAGTTCCTCAACAAGGAACTTTGGCTGTAAACTTCGATAAACCTTTCACCGTGATGGCGCTGACCAAGGACACCAACATTCCGCTGCTGATGGCAAGCTTCTTTTCCGTTAAGGATAAAATGCTTGCCATGGAAGATGAAGAGCAAAGTTTAGCTGAACAAGTTGCTCAAGAAGAGCTTGCGAATCGGGAAGATCTTTAA